From the genome of Desmodus rotundus isolate HL8 chromosome 2, HLdesRot8A.1, whole genome shotgun sequence, one region includes:
- the TNK2 gene encoding activated CDC42 kinase 1 isoform X2 gives MQPEEGTGWLLELLSEVQLQQYFLRLRDDLNVTRLSHFEYVKNEDLEKIGMGRPGQRRLWEAVKRRKAMCKRKSWMSKVFSGKRLEVEFPPHHSQSTFRKTSPTPGGPAGEGPLQSLTCLIGEKDLHLFEKLGDGSFGVVRRGEWDAPSGKTVNVAVKCLKPDVLSQPEAMDDFIREVNAMHSLDHRNLIRLYGVVLTPPMKMVTELAPLGSLLDRLRKHQGHFLLGTLSRYAVQVAEGMGYLESKRFIHRDLAARNLLLATRDLVKIGDFGLMRALPQNDDHYVMQEHRKVPFAWCAPESLKTRTFSHASDTWMFGVTLWEMFTYGQEPWIGLNGSQILHKIDKEGERLPRPEDCPQDIYNVMVQCWAHKPEDRPTFVALRDFLLEAQPTDMRALQDFEEPDKLHIQMNDVITVIEGRAENYWWRGQNTRTLCVGPFPRNVVTSVAGLSAQDISQPLQNSFIHTGHGDSDPRHCWGFPDKIDELYLGNPMDPPDLLSVELSTSRPTQHLGRVKREPPPRPPQPAIFTQKPTYDPVSEDQDPLSGDFKKLGLRKPSLPRGLWLAKPSARVSCTKAGRGGSGSEVTLIDFSEEPVVPSPRPCAPSLAQLAMDACSLLDKTPPQSPTRALPRPLHPTPVVDWDACPLPPPPAYDDVAQDEDDFEVCSINSSLVGAGVSPGPSQGETNYAFVPEQARLLPPLEDNLFLLPQGGSKPPSSAQTAEIFQALQQECMRQLQVPAGSLAPSPSPVGDDKPQVPPRVPIPPRPTRPRGELSPVLSGEEEMGRWPRPASPPRVPPREPLSPQGSRTPSPLVPRSSSPLLPRLSSSPGKTMPTTQSFASDPKYATPQVIQAPGPRAGPCILPIVRDGKKVSSTHYYLLPERPPYLDRYQRFLREAQNPEEPAPLPVPLLPPPSTPAPAAPTATVRPMPQAAPDPKANFSTNNSNPGVRPPSLRATARLPQRGCPGVRPEAGRPTDKIQMLQAMVHGVTTEECQAALQSHSWNVQRAAQYLKVEQLFGLGLRPRGECHKVLEMFDWNLEQAGCHLLGSCGPVHHKR, from the exons ATGCAGCCGGAGGAAGGCACAGGCTGGCTGCTGGAGCTGCTGTCTGAGGTGCAGCTGCAACAGTACTTCCTACGGCTCCGCGATGACCTCAATGTTACCCGCCTGTCCCACTTTGAGTACGTCAAGAATGAAGACCTGGAGAAGATTGGCATGGGCCGGCCTG GCCAGCGGCGGCTGTGGGAGGCTGTGAAGAGGAGAAAGGCCATGTGCAAGCGGAAGTCCTGGATGAGCAAG GTGTTCAGTGGAAAGCGGCTGGAGGTTGAGTTTCCCCCCCATCACTCTCAGAGCACCTTCCGGAAGACCTCGCCCACCCCTGGTGGCCCAGCAGGGGAAGGGCCCCTGCAGAGTCTCACCTGCCTCATTGGGGAAAAGGACCTGCATCTCTTTGAGAAGCTCGGTGATGGCTCCTTTGGTGTGGTGCGAAGGGGCGAGTGGGACGCCCCCTCGGGGAAAACC gtgaatgtgGCTGTGAAGTGCCTGAAGCCAGATGTGCTGAGCCAGCCAGAGGCCATGGATGACTTCATCCGGGAGGTTAATGCCATGCACTCGCTTGACCACCGGAACCTCATTCGCCTCTATGGTGTGGTGCTCACGCCACCCATGAAGATG GTGACGGAGCTGGCGCCTTTGGGATCGTTGTTGGACCGGCTTCGCAAGCACCAGGGCCACTTCCTCCTGGGTACTCTGAGCCGCTATGCTGTGCAGGTGGCTGAGGGCATGGGCTACCTGGAGTCCAAGCGCTTTATTCATCGTGACCTGGCTGCACGCAATCTGCTGTTGGCCACCCGTGACCTGGTCAAGATCGGGGACTTCGGGCTAATGCGAGCACTACCCCAGAATGACGACCACTACGTTATGCAAGAGCATCGCAAGGTGCCCTTTGCCTG GTGTGCCCCTGAGAGCCTGAAGACACGCACCTTCTCCCATGCCAGTGACACCTGGATGTTTGGGGTAACACTGTGGGAGATGTTCACCTATGGCCAGGAGCCCTGGATTGGCCTTAATGGCAGTCAG ATCCTGCATAAGATTGACAAGGAAGGGGAGCGTCTGCCCCGGCCCGAAGACTGCCCCCAAGACATCTATAATGTCATGGTACAGTGCTGGGCTCACAAACCAGAGGACAGACCCACCTTTGTGGCCCTGCGGGACTTCCTGCTGGAA GCCCAGCCCACAGACATGCGGGCCCTTCAGGACTTTGAGGAGCCAGACAAGCTGCACATCCAGATGAATGATGTCATCACTGTCATCGAAGGGAG GGCTGAGAATTACTGGTGGCGTGGGCAGAACACACGGACGCTGTGTGTGGGGCCCTTTCCTCGAAATGTGGTGACCTCTGTGGCAGGCCTGTCGGCTCAGGACATCAGCCAGCCTCTGCAGAATAGCTTCATTCACACGGGGCACGGTGACAGTGACCCCCGCCACTGCTGGGGCTTCCCCGACAAGATTGATGA ACTGTATCTGGGAAATCCCATGGACCCTCCTGACCTGCTGAGCGTGGAACTGAGCACCTCCCGTCCCACTCAGCATCTGGGAAGGGTGAAAA GGGAGCCTCCACCTCGCCCACCTCAACCTGCCATCTTCACTCAGA AACCGACCTATGACCCTGTGAGCGAGGACCAAGACCCCCTCTCTGGTGACTTTAAGAAGCTGGGTCTGAGGAAGCCAAGCCTGCCCCGTGGGCTGTGGCTGGCGAAGCCCTCAGCCCGGGTGTCCTGCACCAAGGCAGGCcgtggtggcagtggcagtgaggTCACACTCATCGACTTCAGTGAGGAGCCTGTGGTCCCCTCCCCACGGCCCTGCGCACCCTCGCTGGCGCAGTTGGCCATGGATGCCTGCTCCTTGTTGGACAAGACCCCACCACAGAGCCCCACACGGGCACTGCCCCGGCCCCTGCACCCCACGCCTGTGGTGGATTGGGATGCAtgccctctgccaccacctccCGCCTACGACGATGTGGCCCAAGATGAGGATGACTTTGAGGTCTGCTCCATCAACAGCTCCCTAGTGGGCGCAGGGGTCTctcctgggcccagccagggtgagaCCAATTACGCCTTTGTGCCTGAGCAGGCACGGCTCCTCCCTCCCTTGGAGGACAACTTgttcctccttccccagggcgGGAGCAAGCCCCCCAGCTCAGCCCAGACTGCAGAGATCTTCCAGGCGCTGCAGCAGGAGTGCATGCGGCAGCTGCAGGTCCCAGCTGGCTCACTGGCACCCTCACCCAGCCCAGTGGGCGATGACAAGCCCCAGGTGCCCCCTCGGGTACCCATCCCCCCAAGACCCACACGCCCACGTGGTGAGCTGTCTCCAGTCCTCTCAGGCGAGGAAGAGATGGGGCGGTGGCCTagacctgcctcccctccccgggTGCCTCCCCGGGAACCCCTGTCCCCTCAAGGGTCAAGGACCCCCAGCCCCCTGGTGCCACGTAGCAGCTCTCCGCTGCTACCCCGGCTCTCAAGTTCACCTGGGAAGAccatgcccaccacccaaagcttTGCCTCAGACCCCAAGTATGCCACACCACAAGTGATCCAGGCACCTGGCCCACGGGCTGGTCCCTGCATCCTGCCCATCGTCCGAGATGGCAAGAAGGTCAGCAGCACCCACTACTACCTGCTGCCTGAGCGTCCACCCTACCTGGACCGCTACCAGCGCTTCCTGCGGGAGGCACAGAACCCCGAAGAGCCGGCCCccctgcctgtgcccctgctgcccccacccagcaccccagcccctgctgcccccactgccACTGTTCGACCCATGCCCCAGGCTGCCCCAGACCCCAAGGCCAACTTCTCCACCAACAACAGCAATCCAGGGGTCCGGCCACCATCCTTGAGGGCCACTGCTCGGCTGCCACAGAGGGGCTGCCCTGGGGTCAGGCCAGAGGCTGGACGACCAACAGATAAGATCCAGATG CTGCAGGCCATGGTACATGGGGTGACCACAGAGGAGTGCCAGGCAGCCCTGCAGAGCCACAGCTGGAACGTGCAGAGAGCTGCCCAGTATCTGAAG GTGGAGCAGCTCTTTGGGTTGGGTCTGCGGCCACGAGGCGAGTGCCACAAGGTGCTGGAGATGTTTGACTGGAACCTGGAGCAAGCCGGTTGCCACCTGTTGGGTTCCTGTGGCCCTGTCCACCACAA GCGCTGA
- the TNK2 gene encoding activated CDC42 kinase 1 isoform X5: MGSMGERAAYQRLTGGEKGQQRLGSSSMQPEEGTGWLLELLSEVQLQQYFLRLRDDLNVTRLSHFEYVKNEDLEKIGMGRPGQRRLWEAVKRRKAMCKRKSWMSKVFSGKRLEVEFPPHHSQSTFRKTSPTPGGPAGEGPLQSLTCLIGEKDLHLFEKLGDGSFGVVRRGEWDAPSGKTVNVAVKCLKPDVLSQPEAMDDFIREVNAMHSLDHRNLIRLYGVVLTPPMKMVTELAPLGSLLDRLRKHQGHFLLGTLSRYAVQVAEGMGYLESKRFIHRDLAARNLLLATRDLVKIGDFGLMRALPQNDDHYVMQEHRKVPFAWCAPESLKTRTFSHASDTWMFGVTLWEMFTYGQEPWIGLNGSQILHKIDKEGERLPRPEDCPQDIYNVMVQCWAHKPEDRPTFVALRDFLLEAQPTDMRALQDFEEPDKLHIQMNDVITVIEGRAENYWWRGQNTRTLCVGPFPRNVVTSVAGLSAQDISQPLQNSFIHTGHGDSDPRHCWGFPDKIDELYLGNPMDPPDLLSVELSTSRPTQHLGRVKREPPPRPPQPAIFTQKPTYDPVSEDQDPLSGDFKKLGLRKPSLPRGLWLAKPSARVSCTKAGRGGSGSEVTLIDFSEEPVVPSPRPCAPSLAQLAMDACSLLDKTPPQSPTRALPRPLHPTPVVDWDACPLPPPPAYDDVAQDEDDFEVCSINSSLVGAGVSPGPSQGETNYAFVPEQARLLPPLEDNLFLLPQGGSKPPSSAQTAEIFQALQQECMRQLQVPAGSLAPSPSPVGDDKPQVPPRVPIPPRPTRPRGELSPVLSGEEEMGRWPRPASPPRVPPREPLSPQGSRTPSPLVPRSSSPLLPRLSSSPGKTMPTTQSFASDPKYATPQVIQAPGPRAGPCILPIVRDGKKVSSTHYYLLPERPPYLDRYQRFLREAQNPEEPAPLPVPLLPPPSTPAPAAPTATVRPMPQAAPDPKANFSTNNSNPGVRPPSLRATARLPQRGCPGVRPEAGRPTDKIQMLQAMVHGVTTEECQAALQSHSWNVQRAAQYLKVEQLFGLGLRPRGECHKVLEMFDWNLEQAGCHLLGSCGPVHHK; encoded by the exons ATGGGTTCCATGGGGGAGAGAGCTGCATATCAGCGCTTGACAGGGGGCGAAAAGGGACAGCAG AGGCTGGGGAGCAGCAGCATGCAGCCGGAGGAAGGCACAGGCTGGCTGCTGGAGCTGCTGTCTGAGGTGCAGCTGCAACAGTACTTCCTACGGCTCCGCGATGACCTCAATGTTACCCGCCTGTCCCACTTTGAGTACGTCAAGAATGAAGACCTGGAGAAGATTGGCATGGGCCGGCCTG GCCAGCGGCGGCTGTGGGAGGCTGTGAAGAGGAGAAAGGCCATGTGCAAGCGGAAGTCCTGGATGAGCAAG GTGTTCAGTGGAAAGCGGCTGGAGGTTGAGTTTCCCCCCCATCACTCTCAGAGCACCTTCCGGAAGACCTCGCCCACCCCTGGTGGCCCAGCAGGGGAAGGGCCCCTGCAGAGTCTCACCTGCCTCATTGGGGAAAAGGACCTGCATCTCTTTGAGAAGCTCGGTGATGGCTCCTTTGGTGTGGTGCGAAGGGGCGAGTGGGACGCCCCCTCGGGGAAAACC gtgaatgtgGCTGTGAAGTGCCTGAAGCCAGATGTGCTGAGCCAGCCAGAGGCCATGGATGACTTCATCCGGGAGGTTAATGCCATGCACTCGCTTGACCACCGGAACCTCATTCGCCTCTATGGTGTGGTGCTCACGCCACCCATGAAGATG GTGACGGAGCTGGCGCCTTTGGGATCGTTGTTGGACCGGCTTCGCAAGCACCAGGGCCACTTCCTCCTGGGTACTCTGAGCCGCTATGCTGTGCAGGTGGCTGAGGGCATGGGCTACCTGGAGTCCAAGCGCTTTATTCATCGTGACCTGGCTGCACGCAATCTGCTGTTGGCCACCCGTGACCTGGTCAAGATCGGGGACTTCGGGCTAATGCGAGCACTACCCCAGAATGACGACCACTACGTTATGCAAGAGCATCGCAAGGTGCCCTTTGCCTG GTGTGCCCCTGAGAGCCTGAAGACACGCACCTTCTCCCATGCCAGTGACACCTGGATGTTTGGGGTAACACTGTGGGAGATGTTCACCTATGGCCAGGAGCCCTGGATTGGCCTTAATGGCAGTCAG ATCCTGCATAAGATTGACAAGGAAGGGGAGCGTCTGCCCCGGCCCGAAGACTGCCCCCAAGACATCTATAATGTCATGGTACAGTGCTGGGCTCACAAACCAGAGGACAGACCCACCTTTGTGGCCCTGCGGGACTTCCTGCTGGAA GCCCAGCCCACAGACATGCGGGCCCTTCAGGACTTTGAGGAGCCAGACAAGCTGCACATCCAGATGAATGATGTCATCACTGTCATCGAAGGGAG GGCTGAGAATTACTGGTGGCGTGGGCAGAACACACGGACGCTGTGTGTGGGGCCCTTTCCTCGAAATGTGGTGACCTCTGTGGCAGGCCTGTCGGCTCAGGACATCAGCCAGCCTCTGCAGAATAGCTTCATTCACACGGGGCACGGTGACAGTGACCCCCGCCACTGCTGGGGCTTCCCCGACAAGATTGATGA ACTGTATCTGGGAAATCCCATGGACCCTCCTGACCTGCTGAGCGTGGAACTGAGCACCTCCCGTCCCACTCAGCATCTGGGAAGGGTGAAAA GGGAGCCTCCACCTCGCCCACCTCAACCTGCCATCTTCACTCAGA AACCGACCTATGACCCTGTGAGCGAGGACCAAGACCCCCTCTCTGGTGACTTTAAGAAGCTGGGTCTGAGGAAGCCAAGCCTGCCCCGTGGGCTGTGGCTGGCGAAGCCCTCAGCCCGGGTGTCCTGCACCAAGGCAGGCcgtggtggcagtggcagtgaggTCACACTCATCGACTTCAGTGAGGAGCCTGTGGTCCCCTCCCCACGGCCCTGCGCACCCTCGCTGGCGCAGTTGGCCATGGATGCCTGCTCCTTGTTGGACAAGACCCCACCACAGAGCCCCACACGGGCACTGCCCCGGCCCCTGCACCCCACGCCTGTGGTGGATTGGGATGCAtgccctctgccaccacctccCGCCTACGACGATGTGGCCCAAGATGAGGATGACTTTGAGGTCTGCTCCATCAACAGCTCCCTAGTGGGCGCAGGGGTCTctcctgggcccagccagggtgagaCCAATTACGCCTTTGTGCCTGAGCAGGCACGGCTCCTCCCTCCCTTGGAGGACAACTTgttcctccttccccagggcgGGAGCAAGCCCCCCAGCTCAGCCCAGACTGCAGAGATCTTCCAGGCGCTGCAGCAGGAGTGCATGCGGCAGCTGCAGGTCCCAGCTGGCTCACTGGCACCCTCACCCAGCCCAGTGGGCGATGACAAGCCCCAGGTGCCCCCTCGGGTACCCATCCCCCCAAGACCCACACGCCCACGTGGTGAGCTGTCTCCAGTCCTCTCAGGCGAGGAAGAGATGGGGCGGTGGCCTagacctgcctcccctccccgggTGCCTCCCCGGGAACCCCTGTCCCCTCAAGGGTCAAGGACCCCCAGCCCCCTGGTGCCACGTAGCAGCTCTCCGCTGCTACCCCGGCTCTCAAGTTCACCTGGGAAGAccatgcccaccacccaaagcttTGCCTCAGACCCCAAGTATGCCACACCACAAGTGATCCAGGCACCTGGCCCACGGGCTGGTCCCTGCATCCTGCCCATCGTCCGAGATGGCAAGAAGGTCAGCAGCACCCACTACTACCTGCTGCCTGAGCGTCCACCCTACCTGGACCGCTACCAGCGCTTCCTGCGGGAGGCACAGAACCCCGAAGAGCCGGCCCccctgcctgtgcccctgctgcccccacccagcaccccagcccctgctgcccccactgccACTGTTCGACCCATGCCCCAGGCTGCCCCAGACCCCAAGGCCAACTTCTCCACCAACAACAGCAATCCAGGGGTCCGGCCACCATCCTTGAGGGCCACTGCTCGGCTGCCACAGAGGGGCTGCCCTGGGGTCAGGCCAGAGGCTGGACGACCAACAGATAAGATCCAGATG CTGCAGGCCATGGTACATGGGGTGACCACAGAGGAGTGCCAGGCAGCCCTGCAGAGCCACAGCTGGAACGTGCAGAGAGCTGCCCAGTATCTGAAG GTGGAGCAGCTCTTTGGGTTGGGTCTGCGGCCACGAGGCGAGTGCCACAAGGTGCTGGAGATGTTTGACTGGAACCTGGAGCAAGCCGGTTGCCACCTGTTGGGTTCCTGTGGCCCTGTCCACCACAAGTGA
- the TNK2 gene encoding activated CDC42 kinase 1 isoform X6: MGSMGERAAYQRLTGGEKGQQRLGSSSMQPEEGTGWLLELLSEVQLQQYFLRLRDDLNVTRLSHFEYVKNEDLEKIGMGRPGQRRLWEAVKRRKAMCKRKSWMSKVFSGKRLEVEFPPHHSQSTFRKTSPTPGGPAGEGPLQSLTCLIGEKDLHLFEKLGDGSFGVVRRGEWDAPSGKTVNVAVKCLKPDVLSQPEAMDDFIREVNAMHSLDHRNLIRLYGVVLTPPMKMVTELAPLGSLLDRLRKHQGHFLLGTLSRYAVQVAEGMGYLESKRFIHRDLAARNLLLATRDLVKIGDFGLMRALPQNDDHYVMQEHRKVPFAWCAPESLKTRTFSHASDTWMFGVTLWEMFTYGQEPWIGLNGSQILHKIDKEGERLPRPEDCPQDIYNVMVQCWAHKPEDRPTFVALRDFLLEAQPTDMRALQDFEEPDKLHIQMNDVITVIEGRAENYWWRGQNTRTLCVGPFPRNVVTSVAGLSAQDISQPLQNSFIHTGHGDSDPRHCWGFPDKIDELYLGNPMDPPDLLSVELSTSRPTQHLGRVKKPTYDPVSEDQDPLSGDFKKLGLRKPSLPRGLWLAKPSARVSCTKAGRGGSGSEVTLIDFSEEPVVPSPRPCAPSLAQLAMDACSLLDKTPPQSPTRALPRPLHPTPVVDWDACPLPPPPAYDDVAQDEDDFEVCSINSSLVGAGVSPGPSQGETNYAFVPEQARLLPPLEDNLFLLPQGGSKPPSSAQTAEIFQALQQECMRQLQVPAGSLAPSPSPVGDDKPQVPPRVPIPPRPTRPRGELSPVLSGEEEMGRWPRPASPPRVPPREPLSPQGSRTPSPLVPRSSSPLLPRLSSSPGKTMPTTQSFASDPKYATPQVIQAPGPRAGPCILPIVRDGKKVSSTHYYLLPERPPYLDRYQRFLREAQNPEEPAPLPVPLLPPPSTPAPAAPTATVRPMPQAAPDPKANFSTNNSNPGVRPPSLRATARLPQRGCPGVRPEAGRPTDKIQMLQAMVHGVTTEECQAALQSHSWNVQRAAQYLKVEQLFGLGLRPRGECHKVLEMFDWNLEQAGCHLLGSCGPVHHK; this comes from the exons ATGGGTTCCATGGGGGAGAGAGCTGCATATCAGCGCTTGACAGGGGGCGAAAAGGGACAGCAG AGGCTGGGGAGCAGCAGCATGCAGCCGGAGGAAGGCACAGGCTGGCTGCTGGAGCTGCTGTCTGAGGTGCAGCTGCAACAGTACTTCCTACGGCTCCGCGATGACCTCAATGTTACCCGCCTGTCCCACTTTGAGTACGTCAAGAATGAAGACCTGGAGAAGATTGGCATGGGCCGGCCTG GCCAGCGGCGGCTGTGGGAGGCTGTGAAGAGGAGAAAGGCCATGTGCAAGCGGAAGTCCTGGATGAGCAAG GTGTTCAGTGGAAAGCGGCTGGAGGTTGAGTTTCCCCCCCATCACTCTCAGAGCACCTTCCGGAAGACCTCGCCCACCCCTGGTGGCCCAGCAGGGGAAGGGCCCCTGCAGAGTCTCACCTGCCTCATTGGGGAAAAGGACCTGCATCTCTTTGAGAAGCTCGGTGATGGCTCCTTTGGTGTGGTGCGAAGGGGCGAGTGGGACGCCCCCTCGGGGAAAACC gtgaatgtgGCTGTGAAGTGCCTGAAGCCAGATGTGCTGAGCCAGCCAGAGGCCATGGATGACTTCATCCGGGAGGTTAATGCCATGCACTCGCTTGACCACCGGAACCTCATTCGCCTCTATGGTGTGGTGCTCACGCCACCCATGAAGATG GTGACGGAGCTGGCGCCTTTGGGATCGTTGTTGGACCGGCTTCGCAAGCACCAGGGCCACTTCCTCCTGGGTACTCTGAGCCGCTATGCTGTGCAGGTGGCTGAGGGCATGGGCTACCTGGAGTCCAAGCGCTTTATTCATCGTGACCTGGCTGCACGCAATCTGCTGTTGGCCACCCGTGACCTGGTCAAGATCGGGGACTTCGGGCTAATGCGAGCACTACCCCAGAATGACGACCACTACGTTATGCAAGAGCATCGCAAGGTGCCCTTTGCCTG GTGTGCCCCTGAGAGCCTGAAGACACGCACCTTCTCCCATGCCAGTGACACCTGGATGTTTGGGGTAACACTGTGGGAGATGTTCACCTATGGCCAGGAGCCCTGGATTGGCCTTAATGGCAGTCAG ATCCTGCATAAGATTGACAAGGAAGGGGAGCGTCTGCCCCGGCCCGAAGACTGCCCCCAAGACATCTATAATGTCATGGTACAGTGCTGGGCTCACAAACCAGAGGACAGACCCACCTTTGTGGCCCTGCGGGACTTCCTGCTGGAA GCCCAGCCCACAGACATGCGGGCCCTTCAGGACTTTGAGGAGCCAGACAAGCTGCACATCCAGATGAATGATGTCATCACTGTCATCGAAGGGAG GGCTGAGAATTACTGGTGGCGTGGGCAGAACACACGGACGCTGTGTGTGGGGCCCTTTCCTCGAAATGTGGTGACCTCTGTGGCAGGCCTGTCGGCTCAGGACATCAGCCAGCCTCTGCAGAATAGCTTCATTCACACGGGGCACGGTGACAGTGACCCCCGCCACTGCTGGGGCTTCCCCGACAAGATTGATGA ACTGTATCTGGGAAATCCCATGGACCCTCCTGACCTGCTGAGCGTGGAACTGAGCACCTCCCGTCCCACTCAGCATCTGGGAAGGGTGAAAA AACCGACCTATGACCCTGTGAGCGAGGACCAAGACCCCCTCTCTGGTGACTTTAAGAAGCTGGGTCTGAGGAAGCCAAGCCTGCCCCGTGGGCTGTGGCTGGCGAAGCCCTCAGCCCGGGTGTCCTGCACCAAGGCAGGCcgtggtggcagtggcagtgaggTCACACTCATCGACTTCAGTGAGGAGCCTGTGGTCCCCTCCCCACGGCCCTGCGCACCCTCGCTGGCGCAGTTGGCCATGGATGCCTGCTCCTTGTTGGACAAGACCCCACCACAGAGCCCCACACGGGCACTGCCCCGGCCCCTGCACCCCACGCCTGTGGTGGATTGGGATGCAtgccctctgccaccacctccCGCCTACGACGATGTGGCCCAAGATGAGGATGACTTTGAGGTCTGCTCCATCAACAGCTCCCTAGTGGGCGCAGGGGTCTctcctgggcccagccagggtgagaCCAATTACGCCTTTGTGCCTGAGCAGGCACGGCTCCTCCCTCCCTTGGAGGACAACTTgttcctccttccccagggcgGGAGCAAGCCCCCCAGCTCAGCCCAGACTGCAGAGATCTTCCAGGCGCTGCAGCAGGAGTGCATGCGGCAGCTGCAGGTCCCAGCTGGCTCACTGGCACCCTCACCCAGCCCAGTGGGCGATGACAAGCCCCAGGTGCCCCCTCGGGTACCCATCCCCCCAAGACCCACACGCCCACGTGGTGAGCTGTCTCCAGTCCTCTCAGGCGAGGAAGAGATGGGGCGGTGGCCTagacctgcctcccctccccgggTGCCTCCCCGGGAACCCCTGTCCCCTCAAGGGTCAAGGACCCCCAGCCCCCTGGTGCCACGTAGCAGCTCTCCGCTGCTACCCCGGCTCTCAAGTTCACCTGGGAAGAccatgcccaccacccaaagcttTGCCTCAGACCCCAAGTATGCCACACCACAAGTGATCCAGGCACCTGGCCCACGGGCTGGTCCCTGCATCCTGCCCATCGTCCGAGATGGCAAGAAGGTCAGCAGCACCCACTACTACCTGCTGCCTGAGCGTCCACCCTACCTGGACCGCTACCAGCGCTTCCTGCGGGAGGCACAGAACCCCGAAGAGCCGGCCCccctgcctgtgcccctgctgcccccacccagcaccccagcccctgctgcccccactgccACTGTTCGACCCATGCCCCAGGCTGCCCCAGACCCCAAGGCCAACTTCTCCACCAACAACAGCAATCCAGGGGTCCGGCCACCATCCTTGAGGGCCACTGCTCGGCTGCCACAGAGGGGCTGCCCTGGGGTCAGGCCAGAGGCTGGACGACCAACAGATAAGATCCAGATG CTGCAGGCCATGGTACATGGGGTGACCACAGAGGAGTGCCAGGCAGCCCTGCAGAGCCACAGCTGGAACGTGCAGAGAGCTGCCCAGTATCTGAAG GTGGAGCAGCTCTTTGGGTTGGGTCTGCGGCCACGAGGCGAGTGCCACAAGGTGCTGGAGATGTTTGACTGGAACCTGGAGCAAGCCGGTTGCCACCTGTTGGGTTCCTGTGGCCCTGTCCACCACAAGTGA